Proteins encoded by one window of uncultured Celeribacter sp.:
- a CDS encoding LysR substrate-binding domain-containing protein has product MNIPNGMKLRHLEAFLAVAEAGTISAAARARNVSQPALSKTIGELEAQLGTELFTRTGRQAVLTPAGEAFRRHALSSLQSLEAGVRALTGGGRMDVVKVGVLPTVASGLFPAVALEFSELRPDARIAVITGPNRYLIDRMRSGGLDLVVGRMAPAREMTGLSFEYLYDETVLLIGRQDHPGLALSPVEALRRYPVILPNPGSIIRQQVMQYLIAAGLEERVNVRFETVARPVGLPLVERSDMLWFISRGVVERELTEGRLATLDLGVDYMTGAVGLTRKFDFTRDSPADFLASLLHRRAKDFSAR; this is encoded by the coding sequence ATGAATATACCTAACGGCATGAAGCTGCGCCATCTGGAGGCATTTCTGGCAGTGGCGGAAGCGGGCACGATCTCGGCTGCGGCGCGCGCGCGCAATGTGTCGCAACCGGCGCTGTCGAAAACCATTGGTGAGTTGGAGGCGCAGCTGGGAACGGAGTTGTTCACCCGCACCGGGCGGCAGGCGGTTTTGACCCCTGCGGGCGAGGCCTTTCGCCGCCATGCGCTGTCGTCTTTGCAAAGTCTTGAGGCCGGGGTGCGGGCGCTGACGGGCGGCGGGCGGATGGACGTGGTCAAGGTTGGCGTCTTGCCGACGGTGGCGAGCGGATTGTTTCCCGCCGTGGCGCTGGAATTCTCGGAATTGCGCCCAGACGCGCGCATCGCTGTCATCACCGGGCCGAACCGGTATCTCATTGATCGGATGCGCTCCGGCGGGCTAGATCTCGTGGTCGGACGTATGGCGCCCGCCCGCGAGATGACGGGGCTGTCGTTCGAATATCTCTACGACGAAACCGTGCTTTTGATCGGGCGTCAGGATCACCCAGGGCTGGCGCTTTCGCCTGTCGAGGCGCTGCGGCGTTACCCGGTGATCCTGCCCAACCCCGGCTCAATCATTCGCCAGCAGGTGATGCAATATCTCATTGCGGCGGGGCTGGAGGAGCGTGTGAATGTCCGCTTTGAAACCGTGGCGCGGCCTGTGGGCTTGCCGCTTGTGGAGCGTTCCGACATGCTCTGGTTCATCTCGCGCGGCGTGGTCGAGCGCGAGCTCACCGAGGGGCGTCTTGCGACGCTCGATCTCGGCGTGGATTACATGACGGGGGCGGTGGGGTTGACGCGGAAATTCGATTTCACGCGGGACAGTCCGGCGGATTTTCTGGCCAGCCTGTTGCATCGGCGGGCGAAGGATTTCTCCGCCCGCTGA
- the pcaD gene encoding 3-oxoadipate enol-lactonase yields MHALTRDWGTMHVRPKGGTGPALVFINSLGTDLRMWDEVCAQLPQDWATLRMDKRGHGLSETAPEGYGIPDLAEDVIAAMDDAGLETAILVGCSIGGLIAQHVALMAPERVTGLVLSNTASTLGAAEGWRTRIEAIRENGMAAMAEGILPRWFGPTMLAHPTAPLWRTLLARTDQDGYIATCAAIAGTDITDRLGEITQPALVLGGKHDLATPPEVVEALARALPRADLVMFDNTGHLPAIEAPEGFTEALVKFVERIAA; encoded by the coding sequence ATGCACGCACTCACACGCGACTGGGGCACCATGCATGTCCGCCCCAAGGGCGGAACTGGTCCTGCCTTAGTCTTTATCAATTCACTCGGCACCGATTTGCGGATGTGGGACGAGGTCTGCGCGCAGCTGCCGCAAGACTGGGCCACGCTGCGCATGGACAAGCGCGGGCATGGCCTGTCGGAAACCGCGCCTGAGGGCTACGGCATCCCGGATTTGGCCGAGGACGTGATCGCCGCGATGGATGACGCGGGGCTTGAGACGGCCATTCTGGTCGGCTGCTCCATCGGCGGGCTGATCGCACAACATGTGGCGCTCATGGCGCCGGAGCGGGTCACAGGGCTGGTCCTGTCGAACACCGCGTCGACGCTGGGCGCCGCAGAGGGCTGGCGCACCCGTATTGAGGCCATTCGTGAAAACGGCATGGCAGCGATGGCCGAGGGCATTCTGCCGCGCTGGTTCGGTCCCACAATGCTCGCCCATCCGACCGCGCCTTTGTGGCGGACACTTTTGGCGCGCACCGATCAGGACGGCTATATCGCCACCTGCGCCGCGATTGCCGGCACCGACATTACGGACCGCTTGGGCGAGATCACCCAGCCCGCGCTGGTGTTGGGTGGCAAACACGATCTGGCGACCCCGCCCGAAGTGGTGGAGGCGCTGGCCCGCGCCCTGCCCCGCGCCGATCTGGTGATGTTCGACAATACCGGGCACCTGCCCGCCATTGAGGCCCCGGAGGGTTTTACCGAGGCGCTGGTGAAATTTGTGGAAAGGATCGCCGCATGA
- the pcaC gene encoding 4-carboxymuconolactone decarboxylase: protein MSEKFDQGMKTRREVLGDAHVDRAEAAKTEFDLPFQTLITEGAWGTVWSSDKISRRERSMLTIALLAATGNFEEIPMHIRATARTGATKDDVAEALQHVAIYAGVPKANHALKLAKQTYADMEETQ, encoded by the coding sequence ATGAGCGAAAAGTTTGATCAAGGCATGAAAACGCGGCGCGAGGTTCTGGGCGATGCCCATGTTGACCGTGCCGAGGCCGCGAAGACCGAGTTCGACCTGCCGTTCCAAACCCTCATCACCGAGGGGGCCTGGGGGACCGTGTGGTCCTCGGACAAAATCTCGCGCCGTGAACGGTCTATGCTGACCATCGCGCTTTTGGCCGCGACCGGAAATTTCGAGGAAATTCCGATGCATATCCGTGCCACCGCGCGCACGGGTGCGACGAAAGACGACGTGGCGGAGGCGCTGCAACACGTCGCAATTTATGCCGGTGTGCCGAAGGCGAACCATGCGCTCAAGCTCGCCAAACAGACCTATGCGGACATGGAGGAGACCCAATGA
- the pcaH gene encoding protocatechuate 3,4-dioxygenase subunit beta has product MTSLIKDQGPLIPRNRAIHPAPYDPDYKTSVARSPNLPLLSMESSPSEETGPTFGHGKLGALDNNLILNWTKGAAPAVGERILMHGRVLDEMGRPVPHTLVEIWQANAGGRYRHKKDTYFAPLDPNFGGCGRTITDENGYYEFLTVRPGAYPWPNRANDWRPMHIHISVYGHSFGQRLITQMYFEGDPLINHCPIAATIKDRSQLDRLVAPLDFSKSRPLDFLAYKFDIVLRGRRQTMFENKMEGM; this is encoded by the coding sequence ATGACCAGCCTGATCAAAGATCAGGGCCCGCTGATCCCGCGCAACCGCGCGATTCACCCGGCCCCCTACGACCCCGATTATAAGACTTCTGTTGCGCGCTCGCCGAACCTGCCGCTTTTGTCGATGGAAAGCTCTCCGTCGGAGGAAACCGGCCCGACCTTTGGCCACGGCAAGCTCGGCGCTTTGGACAACAACCTGATCCTGAACTGGACCAAGGGCGCGGCGCCTGCCGTGGGCGAACGCATCCTGATGCATGGTCGGGTTTTGGATGAAATGGGCCGTCCCGTGCCGCACACGCTGGTGGAGATTTGGCAGGCCAACGCCGGTGGTCGCTATCGTCACAAGAAAGACACCTATTTCGCGCCGCTCGACCCGAATTTCGGCGGTTGTGGCCGGACCATCACCGATGAAAACGGGTACTATGAGTTCCTGACGGTGCGCCCCGGTGCCTACCCCTGGCCGAACCGCGCGAACGACTGGCGTCCGATGCACATCCACATCTCGGTCTATGGCCACAGCTTTGGCCAGCGCCTGATCACGCAGATGTATTTCGAGGGCGATCCGCTCATCAATCACTGCCCGATTGCCGCGACGATCAAGGATCGCAGCCAGCTCGACCGCCTTGTCGCGCCGCTCGATTTCTCGAAATCGCGTCCGCTCGATTTCCTCGCCTATAAATTCGACATCGTTCTGCGCGGCCGCCGCCAGACCATGTTCGAAAACAAGATGGAGGGCATGTAA
- the pcaG gene encoding protocatechuate 3,4-dioxygenase subunit alpha → MVQKLETLIETASQTAGPYVHIGLMPTYAGNGGYYDEEIGTTPFTDESNAKGEIIEIVGSVYDGTGWALRDAMIESWQCDAAGVFPGVEGADPAFTGHCRFAADAVSGEFTLRTVKPGSYKGRGGVMSAPHISLWVVARGINIGLNTRIYFEDEDNANDPLLNRIEQRPRVDTLIAKKTGEGKYRFDIRLQGDRETVFLDI, encoded by the coding sequence ATGGTCCAGAAACTCGAAACCCTGATTGAGACCGCGTCCCAGACGGCGGGCCCCTACGTCCATATCGGATTGATGCCGACCTATGCGGGCAACGGCGGCTATTACGACGAAGAAATCGGCACGACGCCCTTCACAGATGAGAGCAACGCCAAGGGCGAGATCATCGAAATCGTCGGCTCTGTCTACGACGGCACCGGCTGGGCGCTGCGCGATGCGATGATTGAGAGTTGGCAATGCGACGCGGCAGGCGTCTTTCCCGGCGTGGAGGGAGCCGATCCGGCTTTCACCGGGCATTGCCGCTTTGCCGCCGATGCGGTGAGCGGTGAGTTCACGCTGCGCACCGTCAAACCCGGTTCTTACAAGGGCCGTGGTGGCGTGATGAGCGCGCCGCATATCTCGCTTTGGGTTGTGGCTCGTGGCATCAACATCGGGCTGAACACCCGGATTTATTTCGAAGATGAGGACAATGCGAACGATCCGCTGTTGAACCGGATCGAACAGCGTCCGCGCGTCGACACGTTGATCGCCAAGAAGACCGGAGAGGGCAAATACCGCTTTGACATCCGCCTTCAGGGCGACCGCGAAACCGTGTTCCTCGACATCTGA
- a CDS encoding 3-carboxy-cis,cis-muconate cycloisomerase yields the protein MSLSVFDHPWLSGLFGDPEMAAVLAPERQMAHMLAFEAAWSRACGKAGLFEATQAETAALAIETAEIDLADIAAGMAQDGVPIPRLVTQLKALAPAEAVHKGATSQDVVDTALVLALREASFLIAGRLMELETHLKALEDRFGDAPLMGRTRMQAATEITVRDRVLAWRLPIADHLKTLDQKRADVEKVQIGGASGDRKALGNKGDFVVSEVATTLGLAPTDKTWQTMRHGIAGYASFLSLVTGSLGKIGQDIALMAQQGIECVSISGAGGSSAMPHKQNPVAAELLVTLARYNATQVSAMHHAVVHEQERSGTAWSLEWMVLPQMLMATGRSLSMAIQLVQNIQKLGDPA from the coding sequence ATGAGCCTGAGCGTCTTTGATCACCCTTGGCTGTCCGGTCTGTTTGGCGACCCTGAGATGGCCGCGGTCCTCGCGCCCGAGCGTCAGATGGCGCATATGTTGGCGTTTGAGGCGGCGTGGTCGCGGGCCTGCGGCAAGGCCGGGTTGTTCGAGGCGACACAGGCCGAAACGGCGGCTCTTGCGATTGAGACGGCTGAGATTGATTTGGCCGATATTGCCGCAGGCATGGCGCAAGACGGCGTGCCAATTCCGCGTCTGGTGACACAGTTGAAAGCCCTCGCACCGGCGGAAGCCGTGCATAAAGGCGCCACCTCTCAGGATGTGGTGGACACGGCGCTGGTGCTCGCATTGCGCGAAGCGTCTTTCCTGATCGCCGGGCGATTGATGGAGCTGGAAACCCATCTCAAGGCGCTTGAAGACCGCTTTGGCGACGCCCCTCTGATGGGCCGCACCCGGATGCAGGCGGCGACCGAGATCACCGTGCGCGACCGTGTTCTGGCCTGGCGTCTGCCGATTGCGGATCATCTCAAGACTCTGGACCAAAAACGCGCCGATGTTGAAAAAGTGCAAATTGGGGGCGCCTCCGGGGATCGCAAGGCGCTTGGCAACAAGGGTGATTTTGTCGTCTCTGAGGTGGCGACAACCTTGGGTCTCGCGCCCACGGACAAGACATGGCAGACCATGCGGCACGGAATCGCGGGCTATGCCTCGTTTCTCTCGCTTGTGACCGGATCTTTGGGGAAAATCGGTCAGGATATTGCGCTTATGGCGCAGCAAGGCATTGAATGCGTTTCGATTTCCGGCGCGGGGGGCTCCTCCGCCATGCCGCACAAACAAAATCCGGTCGCAGCCGAGCTTTTGGTCACTCTGGCGCGCTATAACGCCACGCAAGTCAGCGCCATGCACCATGCTGTGGTGCATGAACAGGAACGCTCCGGCACGGCTTGGAGCCTTGAGTGGATGGTGCTGCCGCAGATGCTGATGGCCACGGGGCGCTCGCTCTCCATGGCCATTCAACTTGTTCAAAACATTCAAAAATTGGGCGACCCGGCGTAA
- the pobA gene encoding 4-hydroxybenzoate 3-monooxygenase, translating to MTSLTTQVAIIGGGPSGLLLSQLLNKGGIETVILERSTRDHVLARIRAGILEWGTVELLREAGVGARMEAEGIPHDGCYLTDEELMVHIDFKELTGKQVMVYGQTEVTTDLYNAQDAMGTTVLHEVSDVEIHDLDQTKSYVNFTHEGTRKRLECLYVAGCDGFHGVSRKTIPEEKRREFERVYPFGWLGILSETPPVHDELIYSNSRHGFALASMRNENLVRYYVQVPLTDKVENWSDQRFWDEFSRRIPSEAARRLVTGPSIEKSIAPLRSFVSEPLRWGNLFLVGDSAHIVPPTGAKGLNLAASDVYYLYTALIDAVTGGSKTGVDEYSARALERIWKAMRFSWQMTTMLHRFEDEDAFAEQMRKATLTHLATSETARRDLAENYIGLPF from the coding sequence ATGACCAGTTTGACCACCCAGGTCGCCATCATCGGCGGCGGCCCATCCGGCCTGCTTTTGTCGCAGCTTTTGAACAAGGGGGGCATCGAGACCGTCATTCTAGAACGATCCACCCGAGATCACGTTTTGGCCCGTATCCGGGCAGGCATCCTTGAGTGGGGCACCGTCGAATTGCTCCGCGAGGCGGGTGTCGGCGCGCGGATGGAGGCGGAAGGCATTCCGCATGACGGCTGTTACCTGACCGACGAGGAGTTGATGGTGCACATCGACTTTAAAGAGCTGACGGGCAAGCAGGTCATGGTTTACGGCCAGACGGAGGTGACAACGGATTTGTACAACGCGCAGGACGCCATGGGCACGACCGTGCTGCATGAGGTGTCCGACGTGGAAATTCACGATCTCGATCAGACGAAATCCTATGTGAACTTCACCCATGAGGGCACGCGCAAACGGCTTGAGTGCCTTTATGTGGCGGGCTGCGATGGATTCCACGGCGTGTCGCGCAAAACCATTCCCGAAGAGAAGCGTCGGGAGTTCGAACGCGTCTATCCCTTTGGCTGGCTTGGGATTCTGTCGGAAACCCCGCCGGTGCATGACGAGTTGATCTATTCGAATTCGCGCCACGGCTTCGCGCTGGCCTCGATGCGCAACGAAAATCTCGTGCGCTATTATGTGCAGGTGCCGCTCACGGACAAGGTCGAGAATTGGTCGGATCAACGCTTTTGGGATGAGTTTTCGCGCCGCATTCCGTCGGAGGCCGCGCGCCGTCTCGTCACCGGGCCGTCGATTGAAAAGAGCATTGCGCCGCTGCGCAGTTTTGTGTCCGAGCCGCTGCGTTGGGGCAATCTGTTTTTGGTGGGTGACAGCGCCCATATCGTGCCGCCGACGGGGGCGAAGGGGCTGAACCTTGCGGCTTCGGACGTGTACTATCTCTACACGGCGCTGATCGACGCGGTGACCGGCGGTAGCAAGACGGGTGTGGACGAATATTCCGCCCGCGCGCTGGAGCGGATTTGGAAAGCGATGCGCTTTAGCTGGCAGATGACGACCATGCTGCACCGGTTCGAGGACGAGGATGCTTTTGCAGAGCAGATGCGCAAGGCGACGCTGACCCATCTGGCGACGTCCGAGACCGCGCGGCGTGATCTGGCAGAGAATTACATCGGTCTGCCGTTCTAA
- a CDS encoding helix-turn-helix domain-containing protein, whose protein sequence is MKTRMDPRGNEWYFSGMSETSQIPAFNLFGETSAFPDVIHCERIFDRAQLHGWKISPHRHHQMAQVFHIETGFAQITLDGEETTLKNGEFLYVPPKIVHGFTFDKGTEGFVLSLPSPVVQRLGPQSQPLTAWLSGTHHAPLSDTASGLLSQIARFHDKSGIFRAQKLVALSHALLTTLAEESAQTDTPEQDQTRQMQQLDALIADHMTEGWSAADYARALHMTAGHLNRIVRRDSGVTLTEYLETAVMTEACRHLAFTRLPVAEVGYRLGYMDPPYFSRRFRARMGETPTAYRARVAGDL, encoded by the coding sequence ATGAAAACCAGAATGGACCCGCGCGGCAATGAATGGTACTTTTCCGGCATGAGTGAGACCAGCCAGATCCCCGCCTTCAACCTCTTTGGCGAAACAAGCGCCTTTCCGGATGTGATCCATTGCGAGCGCATTTTTGATCGGGCGCAGCTGCACGGTTGGAAAATCTCTCCGCATCGACATCACCAGATGGCGCAGGTGTTTCACATCGAAACAGGGTTTGCGCAAATCACGCTGGACGGGGAGGAAACCACTCTAAAAAATGGAGAATTTCTTTATGTTCCGCCGAAAATCGTACATGGCTTTACCTTTGACAAGGGGACGGAAGGGTTTGTGCTCTCCCTACCCTCTCCCGTGGTGCAGCGTCTCGGCCCGCAATCTCAACCTCTGACAGCATGGCTCAGCGGCACGCATCACGCGCCCCTCTCCGACACGGCCAGCGGGCTCTTGTCTCAGATTGCACGCTTCCATGACAAATCTGGTATATTTCGCGCACAAAAGCTTGTCGCTCTATCCCATGCGCTTTTGACAACATTGGCGGAAGAGAGCGCCCAGACCGACACGCCGGAGCAAGATCAGACGCGGCAGATGCAACAATTGGACGCCTTAATCGCCGATCACATGACGGAGGGCTGGAGTGCTGCGGATTATGCCCGCGCGCTGCACATGACCGCCGGTCATTTAAACCGGATCGTGCGGCGCGACAGCGGGGTGACACTGACCGAATATCTCGAAACCGCGGTGATGACGGAGGCCTGTCGCCACCTCGCTTTTACGCGCCTGCCGGTGGCAGAGGTGGGCTATCGGCTGGGCTACATGGACCCGCCGTATTTCTCCCGTCGCTTCCGGGCGCGCATGGGGGAGACCCCCACAGCCTATCGCGCCCGGGTCGCGGGAGATCTTTAA
- a CDS encoding acyl-CoA dehydrogenase family protein, with translation MTPFKAPLGDILFCLRNVAGAERLPEWDEELAEGILGHFAAFAEGVIAPLDEPGDAQGCSLSDGRVTMPDGFKEAYTQLAEGGWQGLTAPEDFGGMGQNALLAAGVSEIFSGANHAMQMVCNLVPGAISTLMKFGTEAQKQHWIPRLAAGETLSTMCLTEPGAGSDLSRIRTKATPSGGSWRIEGEKIFISGGDQDMSEDVLHLVLARTGGDGVKGLSLFLCPSEIHGTRNAVIVTRIEEKLGLHASPTCQLAFDGAHAELIGAEGAGLMAMFTMMNHARLDVSLQGVAHAARAHHIAADYAAERKQGRKPDGDEAVLADHPDVQRMLDAQKALALGARAMTYLTMAELTLGQNRALVDFLTPICKVFCTEAGIHAADLGIQVLGGYGYLTEYRVSQTWRDARITSIYEGANGIHAVALATRGLRAPEGPDAFAQLIEELASGDADCLTLLSDWQGARAGMAAQAVEKSHDFMALTGELLFRAVWCKLAATGEAEMVRLAKRVARRPLSVRLPLSA, from the coding sequence ATGACGCCGTTCAAAGCGCCTCTGGGTGACATTCTCTTTTGCCTGCGCAACGTGGCCGGAGCGGAGCGTTTGCCTGAGTGGGACGAGGAGCTTGCCGAGGGCATCCTTGGCCATTTCGCAGCCTTCGCCGAGGGCGTCATCGCGCCTCTGGACGAACCAGGCGATGCACAGGGGTGCAGTCTCTCAGACGGGCGCGTCACCATGCCTGACGGCTTCAAAGAGGCCTACACCCAGCTCGCGGAGGGGGGGTGGCAAGGCCTCACCGCGCCTGAGGATTTCGGCGGTATGGGCCAGAACGCGCTTTTGGCGGCGGGCGTCTCAGAAATTTTCTCCGGCGCCAACCACGCGATGCAGATGGTTTGCAATCTCGTGCCGGGTGCCATTTCGACGCTGATGAAATTCGGAACTGAGGCGCAAAAACAGCATTGGATTCCGCGTCTTGCGGCGGGCGAGACGCTCTCCACAATGTGCCTGACCGAACCGGGCGCGGGCTCCGATCTCTCTCGTATCCGCACCAAGGCCACACCTTCGGGGGGCAGCTGGCGGATCGAGGGAGAGAAAATTTTCATCTCCGGCGGCGATCAGGATATGTCCGAGGACGTGCTGCATCTCGTGCTTGCCCGCACTGGCGGCGACGGGGTCAAAGGCCTGTCTTTGTTCCTCTGTCCCTCCGAGATTCATGGCACGCGGAACGCGGTGATCGTCACTCGGATCGAGGAAAAGCTGGGCCTCCATGCCTCGCCGACCTGTCAGCTGGCTTTCGATGGCGCACACGCGGAACTGATCGGCGCAGAGGGCGCGGGGTTGATGGCGATGTTCACCATGATGAACCACGCCCGCCTCGATGTGTCCCTGCAAGGCGTGGCCCATGCCGCGCGCGCGCATCACATCGCGGCGGACTATGCCGCCGAGCGCAAACAGGGTCGCAAGCCCGATGGCGACGAAGCCGTACTCGCCGATCACCCGGATGTGCAGCGTATGCTGGACGCGCAAAAAGCCCTCGCACTCGGCGCCCGTGCGATGACCTATCTCACCATGGCCGAACTGACCCTCGGTCAGAATCGCGCGCTGGTCGATTTTCTCACACCGATCTGCAAGGTCTTCTGCACAGAAGCGGGGATACACGCCGCCGATCTTGGCATTCAGGTGCTTGGCGGCTACGGCTATCTGACCGAGTACCGCGTCTCTCAGACCTGGCGGGATGCGCGGATCACTTCGATCTACGAGGGGGCAAATGGCATCCATGCGGTGGCGCTTGCGACCCGTGGTCTGCGGGCGCCGGAGGGACCGGACGCCTTTGCGCAACTGATCGAAGAACTGGCGTCTGGCGATGCCGACTGCCTCACGCTTTTGTCCGATTGGCAAGGCGCGCGCGCAGGTATGGCGGCGCAGGCGGTCGAGAAATCCCATGATTTCATGGCGTTGACCGGCGAACTTCTGTTCCGTGCTGTTTGGTGCAAACTGGCGGCAACGGGCGAGGCGGAGATGGTCCGTCTCGCCAAACGCGTGGCGCGCCGTCCTCTGTCGGTGCGGTTGCCGCTCAGCGCTTAA
- a CDS encoding amidohydrolase family protein translates to MVDFSNVRAIDFHTHAEEACGCHHDDGYDDLQSAMAKYFNAPWSHPPTIDQTAAHYREKNIAAVIFPVDAERETGYRRYDNYEVADAAAKHSDILIPFASIDPAKGKLGAREARDLVENHGIQGFKFHPTMQGFYPNDRNAYVLYEAIAEAGKPALFHTGQTGVGSGMKGGNGMRLKYSNPMYMDDLAVDFPDMPIILAHPSFPWQEEALSVATHKPNVYIDLSGWSPKYFPPILVRYANTLLKNKMLFGSDWPMIAPEKWLDAFDKAEFRDEVRPLILKENAMRLLGVTE, encoded by the coding sequence ATGGTAGACTTTTCTAACGTCCGCGCGATTGATTTTCACACCCATGCCGAGGAGGCCTGTGGCTGTCACCACGATGATGGCTATGACGATTTGCAATCCGCGATGGCGAAATATTTCAACGCGCCATGGTCCCATCCGCCCACGATTGACCAGACCGCCGCGCATTACCGCGAGAAAAACATCGCCGCGGTGATTTTCCCGGTCGATGCCGAGCGTGAGACGGGCTATCGCCGCTACGACAATTACGAGGTCGCCGACGCCGCCGCAAAGCACTCCGACATTCTCATTCCGTTTGCCTCCATTGACCCCGCGAAAGGCAAATTGGGCGCGCGTGAGGCGCGCGATCTGGTGGAAAATCACGGCATTCAGGGGTTCAAATTCCACCCGACGATGCAGGGGTTTTACCCCAATGATCGCAACGCCTATGTGCTCTATGAGGCCATCGCCGAGGCCGGCAAACCGGCGCTGTTTCACACCGGTCAGACGGGGGTCGGATCGGGGATGAAGGGCGGCAATGGCATGCGGCTGAAATACTCGAATCCGATGTATATGGACGATCTCGCGGTGGATTTTCCCGACATGCCGATCATCCTCGCGCACCCGTCGTTTCCGTGGCAGGAGGAGGCTCTGTCGGTCGCGACCCACAAGCCCAATGTCTACATCGACCTGTCCGGCTGGTCGCCGAAATACTTCCCGCCGATCCTGGTGCGTTACGCGAATACCTTGTTGAAAAACAAGATGTTGTTCGGTTCCGACTGGCCGATGATCGCGCCGGAGAAATGGCTCGACGCCTTTGACAAAGCGGAGTTCCGCGACGAGGTGCGGCCTTTGATTTTGAAGGAGAACGCGATGCGGTTGTTGGGGGTGACCGAATGA